A stretch of Clostridium sp. BJN0001 DNA encodes these proteins:
- a CDS encoding DUF975 family protein, which produces MISRYELKKHAKNRLKKRWILAVSGLLIYELIIAIGTYLPEIIGYTEEGIMYDILSVTGILLTIITIAGYNKFSINFASSDDKPYLCDIFLAFKFPLKTIITYLLIGIISCIPALPALIAGLILYYKFNMSNIILIVFLVIFVLLALICSIPFSQSLYILVNDPSQRILKYITLSYSMMKGHIIEYIVLTLSFIPWYIFVFITAGLGVFYVMPYQQTTLASFYLRIKNSYIDSL; this is translated from the coding sequence TGGATTCTGGCAGTTTCAGGTCTTCTAATATATGAACTTATCATTGCGATAGGAACATATCTTCCAGAAATTATAGGATATACAGAAGAAGGAATAATGTATGATATATTATCTGTTACAGGAATACTTTTAACTATTATTACTATTGCTGGCTATAATAAATTTTCTATTAATTTTGCCTCATCAGATGATAAACCATATTTATGTGATATATTTTTAGCATTCAAATTTCCGTTAAAAACTATAATTACATATTTATTGATTGGAATTATTTCATGTATACCAGCATTACCAGCTCTTATTGCAGGACTTATTCTATATTATAAATTTAATATGTCAAATATAATATTAATAGTATTTTTAGTTATTTTTGTACTTTTGGCACTTATATGTTCAATACCTTTTTCTCAAAGTCTTTATATACTTGTAAATGACCCTTCACAAAGAATACTTAAATATATAACTCTAAGTTATTCAATGATGAAAGGTCATATTATAGAATATATAGTTCTTACATTAAGTTTTATTCCATGGTATATTTTTGTATTTATTACTGCTGGACTAGGTGTTTTCTATGTAATGCCTTATCAGCAGACAACTCTTGCTTCATTCTATTTAAGAATTAAAAATTCATATATAGATAGTTTATAA
- a CDS encoding type IA DNA topoisomerase, with translation MSKVIIAEKPSVAKNIADALNIKKRKDGYFESDKYYITWAFGHLLQLYDAKDYNEDMKAWRFEKFPFIPEKFKYKVKSDNVSKDVADKGATKQLSIIKSLIDRDDVSSVVSATDFDREGQVIADEILGYFKVKKPVYRLLLNEWTQDEVKNGMENLKDNKEMKNLQDAGIGRQLTDWIIGINLTSVSTLKYKFEKSKTINIGRVLLPTLKIIYDRDKEIENFVSSDYYKLLCIFIDKNDQKIEALYYENDNEKFEKRQDLKNIAEIINGTKGIIIDKKTEEKLEYPPRLFNLSNLQGYITSKYKGWTSDKVLKVAQSLYEKKYTTYPRTSSFVLDESLKDRVKKVFNILKKGFAYENELKFSESKRIFDSSKVESHSAITPTYMKPSNLTADEKIVYEAIRNRFFMQFMLAAKSEETKITIKDQKEDIKGVFIAKGKVKIEDGWKKIENIKSKDVILPQVNKGDILNEESLKISKVTKKPPKHHTEKTLLRVMETCGKGAEEKEDSNDMMESILSGFSIGTPATRAETIKKLKDIGYIKYKGKSLIATELGKNIVETFPVKELFDLDYTGKLEKTLSDIEKGKFKKNEFLHFIIDFTKSSVELIKNDMSAVDRFKVEAPSDAQVLGKCPICGNPVIEYEKSFGCTNWKNGCKFTIWKNDKYILSFGKKVSKEMIILLLKNGKVGFRNLKSRKGNTFSAYFRYVYDKEILRFKWEMEFL, from the coding sequence ATGTCTAAAGTAATTATTGCAGAGAAACCATCTGTTGCGAAGAATATAGCAGATGCATTAAATATAAAAAAGAGGAAAGATGGGTATTTTGAAAGTGATAAGTATTATATAACATGGGCTTTTGGTCATCTTCTTCAATTATATGATGCGAAGGATTATAATGAAGATATGAAAGCCTGGAGATTTGAAAAGTTCCCGTTTATACCTGAAAAATTTAAATATAAGGTAAAATCTGATAATGTATCAAAAGATGTTGCTGATAAGGGAGCTACAAAGCAGCTTTCTATAATTAAGAGTCTTATTGATAGAGATGATGTATCAAGTGTTGTCTCTGCTACAGATTTTGATAGAGAAGGTCAGGTTATTGCAGATGAGATTCTTGGATATTTTAAGGTGAAAAAGCCAGTTTATAGATTACTTTTAAATGAGTGGACTCAAGATGAAGTAAAAAATGGAATGGAAAACCTTAAAGATAATAAAGAAATGAAGAATTTGCAAGACGCTGGAATAGGAAGACAATTAACTGATTGGATAATTGGAATTAATTTAACATCTGTAAGTACATTAAAATATAAGTTTGAAAAGAGTAAAACAATTAATATAGGCAGAGTACTTCTGCCTACATTAAAGATAATCTATGATCGAGATAAAGAGATAGAGAACTTTGTATCCTCTGATTATTATAAACTTTTGTGTATATTTATAGATAAAAATGATCAAAAAATAGAAGCATTATATTATGAAAATGATAATGAAAAGTTTGAAAAAAGGCAGGACTTAAAAAACATAGCTGAGATTATAAATGGCACTAAAGGCATTATAATTGATAAAAAAACTGAGGAGAAACTTGAATATCCTCCAAGACTTTTCAATCTTTCGAATCTTCAGGGATATATAACAAGTAAGTATAAAGGTTGGACTTCTGATAAAGTTTTAAAGGTTGCACAGTCATTATATGAAAAAAAATATACTACATATCCAAGAACATCAAGTTTTGTTTTAGATGAAAGTTTAAAAGACAGAGTAAAAAAAGTGTTTAATATATTAAAAAAAGGTTTTGCTTATGAGAATGAATTAAAATTTTCTGAAAGCAAAAGAATATTTGATTCATCAAAAGTTGAAAGCCATAGTGCTATAACGCCTACTTACATGAAACCTTCAAATCTGACAGCTGATGAAAAAATAGTTTATGAAGCTATTAGAAACAGATTTTTTATGCAGTTTATGTTAGCTGCAAAATCAGAAGAAACAAAAATTACTATAAAAGATCAGAAAGAGGATATTAAAGGAGTATTTATCGCAAAAGGGAAAGTAAAGATTGAAGATGGATGGAAGAAAATAGAGAATATAAAATCGAAAGATGTTATTCTTCCACAAGTAAATAAGGGTGATATTTTAAATGAGGAAAGTCTTAAGATATCTAAAGTTACTAAAAAACCACCTAAGCATCATACAGAAAAGACACTTTTAAGAGTTATGGAAACATGCGGAAAAGGCGCTGAGGAAAAAGAAGATTCAAATGATATGATGGAATCAATATTAAGTGGATTTAGTATTGGAACACCAGCAACACGTGCAGAAACCATAAAGAAGCTTAAAGACATAGGATATATAAAATATAAAGGAAAGAGTCTTATAGCAACTGAACTTGGAAAAAATATTGTTGAAACATTTCCTGTAAAAGAATTATTTGATTTAGACTATACAGGAAAACTTGAAAAAACTTTAAGTGATATTGAAAAAGGAAAGTTTAAAAAAAATGAGTTCCTTCATTTTATTATTGATTTTACAAAAAGTTCAGTTGAACTTATAAAGAACGATATGAGTGCTGTAGATAGATTTAAAGTAGAAGCACCATCTGATGCTCAAGTACTTGGGAAATGCCCTATATGTGGCAATCCTGTAATTGAATATGAAAAGAGCTTTGGATGTACCAATTGGAAAAATGGCTGCAAGTTTACTATATGGAAAAATGATAAATATATTTTATCATTTGGTAAAAAAGTATCAAAAGAGATGATTATTCTTTTACTTAAGAATGGAAAAGTTGGATTTAGAAATTTAAAAAGCAGAAAAGGAAATACCTTCTCTGCATATTTTAGATATGTTTATGATAAAGAAATATTAAGATTTAAATGGGAAATGGAATTTTTATAA
- a CDS encoding TspO/MBR family protein: protein MKNKVSKETNILDLIILTFLPLFLSGIVSFIISDMKNIYQNIKKPFFSPPGFIFPIVWTILYILMGYASYRIYKLKKHNIDVSSALFVYFIQLGLNMLWPILFFGLRLYGLAFIEIIILILFIIFTIYRFYKKDGVISLILLLPYFVWTIYASVLNFYIWMLNEM, encoded by the coding sequence ATGAAAAATAAAGTATCTAAAGAGACAAATATTTTAGATCTTATAATTCTTACATTTCTTCCTCTTTTTTTATCAGGTATAGTTTCTTTTATTATTTCTGATATGAAAAATATATATCAAAACATTAAGAAACCGTTTTTTTCGCCTCCAGGATTTATATTTCCTATAGTTTGGACAATTCTTTATATTCTTATGGGATATGCGTCATATAGGATATACAAGCTTAAAAAACATAATATTGATGTATCATCTGCACTTTTTGTTTACTTTATTCAGCTTGGCCTTAATATGTTATGGCCTATTTTGTTTTTTGGACTAAGATTATATGGTTTAGCATTTATTGAAATTATAATTCTTATATTATTTATTATTTTTACAATTTATAGATTTTATAAAAAAGATGGGGTTATTTCATTGATACTTCTGTTACCATATTTTGTATGGACAATTTATGCGTCTGTACTTAATTTTTATATATGGATGCTTAATGAAATGTAA